One Rhea pennata isolate bPtePen1 chromosome 31, bPtePen1.pri, whole genome shotgun sequence genomic window carries:
- the MTMR11 gene encoding myotubularin-related protein 11 — MSAAQRGAAFRGVPGERVLEQAAGVRQRGGGGSVRGTLYCTNLRLAFVPGAQAPGSRTFLHSEYDVALPCIRKLVAASSFAKPKELTAASSLKFVPEELAVHCRDFRVLRFHFPESGPQPQAFRVATAIARARETAAWPAQAETALEEEEDEEEDEEDEDEDEGPTLLFESLRDWEKELKRQGAAGWRVSAVNERFDMATSLPRYLWVPRRLLDKDLKRAFAHFEERRLPRLCWHHPGGSDLLRAAGFHAASDPQHDDVRCLEALMLAGHARCVLVEAAAELPSLAELQLAHLKLRALCLPESPVADDKWLSALEGTRWLEHVRACVRKASEVVSLLAGARCSVVLQESDDRDLNCLLASLAQLLADPHARTLPGFQSLLQREWVAAGHPFGRRLGLGRPGARGEAPVFLLFLDCTWQLVRQFPACFGFTESYLLALHDSSFVPYFSTFLFNCQRQRSRSGQPPVSGQSYTPVGGWQEPPAAEPGGRRDAPARRLPSVWDWRLRYSRQQRARFRNPAGPRAGPAPAGTAAPQPGGGGEGAGAVWVLAKGALWPQAQPFPWRAKRLPRWALSLESLGEPERGPGGSPLPAPARGPLLPCAAGPAIRLWHRCYLRAVPESQRGRFAPSPAGLAEELRLLQERLRAWRPADPHGPPPPSR, encoded by the exons ATgagcgcggcgcagcgcggcgccgccttCCGCGGGGTGCCCG ggGAGCGCGTCCTGGAGCAGGCGGCGGGCGtgcggcagcgcggcggcggcggctccgtgCGCGGCACCCTGTACTGCACCAACCTGCGCCTGGCCTTCGTGCCCGGCGCCCAG GCTCCCGGCTCCCGGACCTTCCTGCACAGCGAGTACGACGTGGCGCTGCCCTGCATCCGCAAGCTGGTGGCAG CGAGCAGCTTCGCCAAGCCCAAGGAGCTGACGGCCGCCTCCAGCCTCAAGTTCGTGCCCGAGGAGCTGGCGGTGCACTGCCGGGATTTCCGCGTGCTGCGCTTCCACTTCCCCGAGAGCGGGCCGCAGCCGCAGGCCTTTCGG GTCGCCACGGCCATCGCGCGGGCGCGGGAGACGGCGGCGTGGCCGGCGCAGGCGG AAACCgcgctggaggaggaggaagacgaggaggaggatgaagaggacGAGGATGAGGACGAAGGCCCCACGCTGCTCTTCGAGAGCCTCCGCGACTGGGAGAAGGAGCTGAAGCGGCAGGGAGCCGCGGGCTGGCGGGTGAGCGCCGTCAACGAGCGCTTCGACATGGCCACCAG CCTCCCGCGGTACCTCTGGGTGCCCCGGCGGCTCCTGGACAAGGACCTCAAACGGGCTTTCGCCCACTTCGAGGAGCGGCGCCTGCCC CGTCTCTGCTGGCACCACCCGGGCGGCAGCGACCTGCTGCGAGCCGCCGGCTTCCACGCCGCGTCGGACCCGCAGCACGACGACGTCAG GTGCCTGGAGGCGCTGATGCTGGCGGGCCACGCGCGGTGCGTGCTGGTGGAGGCGGCCGCCGAGCTGCCCAGCCTGGCCGAGCTGCAGCTCGCCCACCTCAAGCTGCGGGCGCTCTGCCTGCCCG AGTCGCCGGTGGCGGACGACAAGTGGCTGTCGGCGCTGGAGGGGACGCGCTGGCTGGAGCACGTGCG GGCCTGCGTGCGGAAGGCGAGCGAGGTGGTTTCGCTGCTGGCCGGCGCCCGCTGCTCCGTGGTCCTGCAAG AGTCCGACGACCGCGACCTCAACTGCCTGCTGGCCTCGCTGGCGCAGCTCCTGGCCGACCCGCACGCCCGCACCCTGCCCGGCTTCCAGAGCCTGCTGCAGCGCGAGTGGGTGGCCGCCGGGCACCCCTTCGGGCGCCGCCTGGGgctcggccgccccggcgcccgcggcgag GCGCCcgttttcctgcttttcctcgATTGCACCTGGCAGCTGGTGCGGCAGTTCCCCGCCTGCTTCGGCTTCACCGAGAGCTACCTGCTGGCGCTGCACGACAGCAGCTTCGTGCCGTATTTCAGCACCTTCCTCTTCAACTGCCAGCGGCAGCGGAGCCGGAGCGGCCAG cccccggtCTCCGGCCAGAGCTACACGCCGGTGGGCGGCTGGcaggagccgccggcggcggagcccgggggccggcgggacgcccccgcccgccgcctgcCCAGCGTCTGGGACTGGCGGCTGCGCTACAGCCGGCAGCAGCGGGCTCGGTTCAGGAAcccggcggggccccgcgccggcccggcgcccgccggcaccgcggccccccagcccggcggcggc ggcgAGGGCGCGGGGGCCGTGTGGGTGCTGGCCAAGGGCGCGCTGTGGCCCCAGGCGCAGCCCTTTCCCTGGCGGGCCAAGCGGCTCCCGCGCTGGGCGCTGTCCCTGGAGAGCCTCGGCGAGCCGGAGCGGGGTCCCGGCGGCAGCCCcctgcccgcgcccgcccggggGCCGCTGCTGCCctgcgccgccggccccgccatCCGCCTCTGGCACCGCTGCTACCTGCGCGCCGTCCCCGAGAGCCAG CGCGGGCGCTTCGCCCCCTCGCCGGCCGGCCTCGCCGAGGAGCTGCGGCTGCTGCAGGAGCGGCTCCGCGCCTGGCGCCCCGCGGACCCCCacggccccccgccgccctcgcgCTGA